Proteins found in one Cervus canadensis isolate Bull #8, Minnesota chromosome 24, ASM1932006v1, whole genome shotgun sequence genomic segment:
- the NDUFB3 gene encoding NADH dehydrogenase [ubiquinone] 1 beta subcomplex subunit 3 isoform X2, producing the protein MAHGHGHEHGPSKMELPDYKQWKIEGTPLETVQEKLAARGLRDPWGRNEAWRYMGGFANNVSFVGALLKGFKWGFAAFVVAVGAEYYLESQKKDKKHH; encoded by the exons ATGGCCCATGGACATGGACATGAACATGGTCCTAGTAAAATGGAACTTCCAGATTATAAACAATGGAAGATAGAAGGGACACCATTGGAAACTGTTCAGGAGAAACTGGCTGCACGAGGACTAAGGGATCCATGGGGCCG caATGAAGCTTGGAGATACATGGGTGGCTTTGCAAATAATGTTTCCTTTGTTGGAGCATTATTAAAAGGATTCAAGTGGGGATTTGCTGCATTTGTGGTAGCTGTAGGGGCTGAATATTACCTGGAGTCCcagaaaaaagataagaaacatCACTGA
- the NDUFB3 gene encoding NADH dehydrogenase [ubiquinone] 1 beta subcomplex subunit 3 isoform X1, translated as MHRYAGKMSTSSLLHVTSTGPGICDRGQECLISPLVSCHMAHGHGHEHGPSKMELPDYKQWKIEGTPLETVQEKLAARGLRDPWGRNEAWRYMGGFANNVSFVGALLKGFKWGFAAFVVAVGAEYYLESQKKDKKHH; from the exons ATGCACAGATATGCGGGGAAAATGTCCACTTCAAGCCTGCTTCATGTCACTTCCACTGGCCCAGGAATCTGTGACCGAGGGCAAGAATGTTTAATTTCTCCTCTGGTTTCCTGCC ACATGGCCCATGGACATGGACATGAACATGGTCCTAGTAAAATGGAACTTCCAGATTATAAACAATGGAAGATAGAAGGGACACCATTGGAAACTGTTCAGGAGAAACTGGCTGCACGAGGACTAAGGGATCCATGGGGCCG caATGAAGCTTGGAGATACATGGGTGGCTTTGCAAATAATGTTTCCTTTGTTGGAGCATTATTAAAAGGATTCAAGTGGGGATTTGCTGCATTTGTGGTAGCTGTAGGGGCTGAATATTACCTGGAGTCCcagaaaaaagataagaaacatCACTGA